A single genomic interval of Demequina sp. NBRC 110054 harbors:
- a CDS encoding DUF805 domain-containing protein gives MGFGEAIKVCFSKYADFSGRARRSEYWWFQLFIFLIEIPFQIVFWILYAMAFAPVFSQAEADGTIPESAFDDFNVTPLVIGSILLLAVAIALFLPSLAVVIRRLHDTGRSGWWILLGLIPGGSIVIFVFTILDSEPGTNAYGPNPKGAEWGHIPMTPPPAPGQPMPPTSSDPFQP, from the coding sequence ATGGGATTCGGCGAGGCGATCAAGGTCTGCTTCAGCAAGTACGCGGACTTCTCGGGACGCGCGCGGCGCTCCGAGTACTGGTGGTTCCAGCTCTTCATCTTCCTCATCGAGATCCCGTTCCAGATCGTCTTCTGGATCCTCTACGCGATGGCGTTCGCGCCCGTGTTCTCGCAGGCCGAGGCCGACGGCACGATCCCGGAGTCGGCCTTCGACGATTTCAACGTGACTCCGCTCGTGATCGGCAGCATCCTGCTGCTCGCGGTCGCCATCGCGCTGTTCCTGCCGTCCCTCGCCGTGGTGATTCGCCGCCTGCACGACACGGGTCGTTCCGGCTGGTGGATCCTCCTGGGCCTCATCCCCGGCGGATCGATCGTGATCTTCGTGTTCACGATTCTCGACTCCGAGCCGGGGACGAATGCGTACGGCCCCAACCCGAAGGGCGCCGAGTGGGGCCACATCCCGATGACGCCGCCGCCGGCGCCCGGCCAGCCCATGCCGCCGACCTCGAGCGACCCCTTCCAGCCCTGA
- a CDS encoding LysE family translocator, with translation MIAPHTLLAFAALAFVVIAIPGPSVLFIVGRALQHGRGRALLSVVGNAGGFIVHAVLVATGVGALIAASEAAFVILKIVGGLYLIYLGIQAIRHRHDGIRGWDQDDAVVAEETSVWKVLAESFVVGVTNPKTLVFVAAVLPQFVEPAAGPAWAQILVLGVVFSVIAIVSDGLYALLAAWARDWFAGSPRRLARMRAAGGGLMATLGVVLLVSRRAA, from the coding sequence GTGATCGCGCCGCACACGCTGCTCGCCTTCGCGGCGCTCGCCTTCGTCGTCATCGCGATCCCGGGGCCGAGCGTCCTGTTCATCGTCGGCCGCGCGCTCCAGCACGGGCGGGGCCGCGCGCTGCTGTCGGTCGTGGGCAACGCCGGCGGCTTCATCGTCCACGCCGTGCTGGTCGCGACGGGCGTCGGCGCGCTCATCGCCGCGTCCGAGGCGGCCTTCGTGATCCTCAAGATCGTCGGCGGCCTCTATCTGATCTACCTGGGCATCCAGGCGATCCGTCACCGTCACGACGGCATCCGGGGCTGGGACCAGGACGATGCGGTGGTCGCCGAGGAGACCTCGGTCTGGAAGGTCCTCGCCGAGTCGTTCGTGGTCGGGGTGACGAACCCCAAGACCCTCGTCTTCGTCGCCGCCGTGCTGCCGCAGTTCGTCGAGCCGGCCGCGGGACCCGCGTGGGCGCAGATCCTCGTGCTCGGCGTGGTGTTCTCGGTGATCGCGATCGTCAGTGACGGCCTGTACGCGCTGCTCGCGGCGTGGGCGCGTGACTGGTTCGCGGGATCGCCGCGCAGGCTCGCGAGGATGCGCGCCGCGGGCGGGGGACTGATGGCGACGCTCGGCGTCGTTCTCCTGGTGTCGCGACGCGCGGCGTGA
- a CDS encoding SDR family oxidoreductase has product MHVSLPDKVAIVGGAGKVARRLIPLLVARGIDVVPLVRRQEQATELESIGVSPRLLDIESASADEWVEALRGCDAVVFSAGGGADGNVERKRTVDLEGSTNAIEAARSLHIHRFVQVSAIGVDSPPDESRGEAWVAYVHAKRDADVALRASGLRWTILRPGRLTDDEPSGHIALGEEVGYGSIPRADVAATIFACLRDPATVGKQWELVSGEIAIGDAVAAAV; this is encoded by the coding sequence ATGCACGTGTCCCTCCCCGACAAGGTCGCCATCGTCGGCGGCGCGGGCAAGGTCGCGAGGCGGCTGATCCCGCTGCTCGTCGCGCGCGGGATCGACGTCGTCCCGCTCGTGCGACGCCAGGAGCAGGCGACCGAGCTCGAGTCCATCGGCGTGAGCCCGCGCCTGCTCGACATCGAGAGCGCGAGCGCCGACGAGTGGGTCGAGGCGCTGCGGGGATGCGACGCCGTGGTGTTCTCCGCCGGGGGAGGCGCGGACGGCAACGTCGAGCGCAAGCGCACCGTGGACCTGGAGGGTTCGACCAACGCGATCGAGGCGGCGCGCTCGCTCCACATCCACCGCTTCGTGCAGGTCTCGGCGATCGGCGTGGACTCCCCGCCGGACGAGAGCCGCGGCGAGGCGTGGGTCGCGTATGTCCACGCGAAGCGGGATGCCGACGTCGCGCTGCGGGCGAGCGGGCTGCGCTGGACCATCCTGCGCCCGGGACGCCTCACCGACGACGAGCCGAGCGGTCACATCGCGCTCGGTGAGGAGGTCGGCTACGGCTCGATCCCTCGCGCCGACGTGGCCGCGACGATCTTCGCGTGCCTGCGCGACCCGGCGACCGTCGGGAAGCAGTGGGAGCTCGTCTCCGGCGAGATCGCGATCGGGGATGCGGTGGCAGCGGCCGTGTGA